From one Lotus japonicus ecotype B-129 chromosome 3, LjGifu_v1.2 genomic stretch:
- the LOC130749688 gene encoding peptide deformylase 1A, chloroplastic/mitochondrial-like, with the protein MAAVQRLAWRFRPAPPLMFALANGVATPSACSSSTSTAESASSSKQCRPFNSTASSSSSSSSSKAGWFSGLTLPKVVKAGDPVLHQPAREVDPSEMKSEKVQKIIDDMIRVMRNAPGVGLAAPQIGLPFRIIVLEDKKEYMGYDTKGEIKPQEIKAQVEAEIKAQDRRPFDLLVILNPKLEKKSNRTALFFEGCLSVSGYSAVVERYLDVEVTGFDRDGEPIKIKASGWQARILQHECDHLDGTLYVDKMLPNTFRTSRNWDMPLAPGCPKLGPR; encoded by the exons ATGGCAGCGGTGCAGCGGCTAGCGTGGCGTTTCCGCCCGGCTCCGCCGCTCATGTTCGCACTCGCCAACGGCGTCGCAACACCCTCAGCTTGTAGTAGCAGCACCAGCACCGCAGAATCAGCATCGAGCTCGAAACAATGCAGGCCCTTCAACTCCAcagcatcatcttcttcttcttcttcatcatcaaagGCAGGTTGGTTTTCGGGTCTGACATTGCCGAAGGTTGTGAAAGCTGGAGATCCCGTTCTGCACCAGCCTGCACGTGAAGTTGATCCCAGTGAGATGAAGTCGGAGAAGGTGCAGAAGATCATCGATGACATGATCCGTGTCATGAGGAATGCACCTGGTGTTGGTCTCGCTGCCCCACAAATTGGACTTCCCTTCAGG ATAATTGTTTTGGAAGATAAAAAAGAATATATGGGTTACGACACAAAGGGAGAGATCAAACCACAAGAGATAAAAGCACAAGTTGAAGCAGAAATCAAAGCACAGGACAGAAGGCCTTTTGATCTTTTG GTGATCCTGAATCCTAAACTAGAGAAGAAGAGCAACAGGACTGCACTGTTTTTTGAAGGGTGCTTGAG TGTCTCAGGATATAGTGCTGTGGTAGAGAGGTACCTTGACGTTGAGGTTACAGGTTTTGATCGCGATGGTGAACCCATCAAAATAAAAGCTTCAGGTTGGCAGGCCCGGATTTTGCAACATGAGTGTGATCACCTAGATGGAACACTGTATGTTGATAAGATGTTACCAAATACTTTCAGAACTTCAAGAAACTGGGATATGCCTCTTGCCCCTGGGTGCCCCAAACTTGGCCCCCGCTAA
- the LOC130742584 gene encoding probable polygalacturonase At1g80170, which yields MQPNQPFLANSKPLAEPTNTCKNLLVSSAMVCLTRMKNLGHCSSPRFILFFIHINILVVTPFLTHVQGFDSVIQLPHSGLTRTRSRSKRVLSVGDYGAKGDGLHNDTEAFLEAWNIACSLSGFVNVVFPYGKTFLVHPINIGGPCRSKITLRISGTIVAPKDPEAWHGLSQRKWLYFYGVNHLTLEGGGKINGMGQEWWARSCKRNSTNPCHPAPTALTFHRCKNLKMRNLMVLNSQQMHLAFTSCMRVVASHLKVLAPAFSPNTDGIHISATKGVEVSNCVIRTGDDCISIVRNSSRVWIRNISCGPGHGISIGSLGKSKAWEKVQDINVNGAYLFNTDNGLRIKTWQGGDGLASKITFQNILMENVSNPIIIDQYYCDSRHPCKNQTSAVQVRNISFIDIQGTSATEEAIKFACSDASPCEGLYLKNIFLESCFGGNTRSYCWQAHGFARGVMHPAACFSSSDDFIRQNVLLDSDLAIHSV from the exons atgcaacCAAACCAACCGTTCCTAGCTAACAGCAAGCCACTAGCTGAACCGACAAATACGTGTAAGAATCTATTGGTATCATCAGCAATGGTCTGTCTGACAAGAATGAAGAACCTCGGACATTGTTCTTCTCCAAGATTTATCCTGTTCTTCATTCATATAAATATACTTGTTGTGACTCCTTTTCTCACCCATGTTCAAGGGTTTGACTCTGTTATCCAGCTCCCACATTCTGGGTTAACCCGAACCCGAAGCAGATCCAAGCGTGTTCTCTCTGTCGGTGATTATGGTGCCAAAGGGGATGGCTTGCATAATGACACCGAG GCCTTCCTAGAGGCTTGGAACATCGCTTGCTCTCTCTCTGGATTTGTAAATGTTGTTTTTCCCTATGGAAAAACTTTTCTTGTACATCCAATTAACATTGGTGGACCTTGTCGATCTAAGATCACTTTGAGG ATCTCTGGTACAATAGTTGCACCCAAGGATCCTGAAGCGTGGCATGGTTTGAGTCAGCGCAAATGGCTCTACTTCTATGGTGTTAATCACCTTACTTTAGAAGGTGGAGGGAAGATAAATGGAATGGGACAGGAGTGGTGGGCAAGATCTTGCAAGAGAAACTCCACAAAT CCATGTCATCCTGCTCCAACG GCCCTGACTTTTCATAGATGCAAGAATCTGAAAATGAGAAACCTTATGGTGCTAAATAGCCAACAAATGCACTTGGCATTCACTAGCTGTATGCGGGTTGTTGCATCCCATCTCAAAGTGTTAGCACCTGCTTTCAGCCCTAATACTGATGGAATCCACATTAGTGCAACAAAGGGTGTTGAGGTCAGCAATTGTGTAATTAGAACAG GTGATGACTGCATCTCAATTGTCAGAAATTCATCACGGGTCTGGATCAGAAACATTTCCTGTGGTCCAGGACATGGCATAAG CATTGGTAGCTTGGGAAAATCAAAGGCATGGGAGAAGGTGCAAGATATAAATGTTAATGGAGCTTATCTTTTCAACACTGATAATGGGTTGAGAATCAAAACATGGCAG GGTGGAGATGGTCTTGCTTCCAAGATCACATTCCAGAATATCTTGATGGAAAATGTGTCCAATCCAATAATAATAGATCAATACTACTGTGATTCCCGACATCCATGCAAGAATCAG ACTTCGGCGGTTCAAGTGAGGAATATATCCTTCATTGATATTCAAGGAACTTCAGCCACAGAAGAAGCAATTAAATTTGCTTGCAGTGATGCCTCTCCATGTGAAGGATTATATCTGAAAAACATTTTTCTTGAATCATGCTTCGGAGGAAACACAAGATCTTACTGCTGGCAAGCTCATGGTTTTGCTCGCGGTGTGATGCATCCAGCTGCCTGTTTTTCAAGCAGTGACGATTTCATTAGACAGAATGTGTTGTTAGATTCAGACCTTGCTATTCATTCGGTGTGA